A window from Bosea sp. ANAM02 encodes these proteins:
- a CDS encoding fumarylacetoacetate hydrolase family protein has protein sequence MPDFTLSVAAALPADAEAATLLGRVWRPDLGGPSVVTLRDGQIVDVTRSFPTSRDLCENADPAAALRAAQGEAIGSLAEILANTPVDGRDPQRPWLLSPLDLQAVKAAGVTFAVSMLERVIEEKARGNPAAAATIREEIGKLIGDDLSKLKPGSPEAMHLKDVLIKQGAWSQYLEVGIGPDAEIFTKAPPMSTVGTGADAGLHPASSWNNPEPEIVLIVASDGRIVGATLGNDVNLRDVEGRSALLLGKAKDNNAAAAVGPFIRLFDAGFTLDHIRRTTVTLTVEGEDGFRLEGSSSIARISRDPADLAAQMIGPHHQYPDGAALYLGTMFAPIKDRDAPGGGFTHKYGDIVTIAAPELGSLVNRMKRTDECAPWTYGASHLMRHLAGRGLL, from the coding sequence ATGCCTGATTTCACGCTTTCCGTCGCCGCGGCCCTGCCAGCGGATGCCGAGGCCGCCACGCTTCTCGGTCGCGTCTGGCGGCCCGATCTCGGCGGGCCCTCCGTCGTGACGCTGCGCGACGGGCAGATCGTCGACGTGACCCGGAGCTTCCCGACCAGCCGCGACCTCTGCGAGAACGCCGACCCGGCCGCCGCGCTGCGCGCAGCCCAAGGCGAGGCGATCGGCTCGCTCGCCGAGATTCTCGCCAACACGCCTGTGGACGGCCGCGACCCGCAGCGCCCCTGGCTCCTCTCGCCACTCGACCTGCAGGCGGTGAAGGCGGCCGGCGTCACCTTCGCGGTCTCGATGCTGGAGCGCGTCATCGAGGAGAAGGCGCGCGGCAACCCCGCCGCCGCCGCGACGATCCGCGAGGAGATCGGCAAGCTGATCGGCGACGACCTCTCCAAGCTGAAGCCCGGCTCGCCCGAGGCGATGCATCTCAAGGACGTTCTGATCAAGCAGGGCGCCTGGAGCCAGTATCTCGAAGTCGGGATCGGGCCGGATGCCGAGATCTTCACCAAGGCCCCGCCGATGTCGACGGTCGGCACCGGAGCGGATGCCGGCCTGCACCCGGCCTCGAGCTGGAACAATCCGGAGCCCGAGATCGTGCTGATCGTCGCCTCGGACGGACGAATCGTCGGCGCCACGCTCGGCAACGACGTCAACCTGCGCGATGTCGAGGGCCGCTCGGCGCTGCTGCTCGGCAAGGCCAAGGACAACAATGCCGCCGCCGCGGTCGGCCCCTTCATCCGCCTGTTCGATGCCGGCTTCACGCTCGACCATATCCGCCGGACCACTGTGACGCTGACGGTCGAGGGCGAGGACGGCTTCCGGCTGGAGGGCTCCTCCTCGATCGCCAGGATCAGCCGCGATCCGGCCGATCTCGCGGCGCAGATGATCGGTCCGCATCATCAGTACCCGGACGGGGCGGCGCTCTATCTCGGCACCATGTTCGCGCCGATCAAGGATCGCGACGCGCCGGGCGGCGGCTTCACCCATAAATACGGGGATATCGTCACGATCGCCGCGCCCGAGCTCGGCAGCCTCGTCAACCGCATGAAGCGCACGGATGAATGCGCGCCCTGGACCTATGGCGCCTCGCATCTGATGCGCCATCTGGCCGGGCGCGGACTGCTCTGA
- a CDS encoding methylated-DNA--[protein]-cysteine S-methyltransferase codes for MPSEADFPAVAPGSDYDTVRRILSFITHNWREQPTIEAIAEAAGATPTDVHHLFRRWCGLTPKAFLQAITLDHAKGLLSSSASILDTALEVGLSGPGRLHDLFVTHEAMSPGEWKTGGEGLKLSYGFHASPFGEALVVITERGLAGLGWVSNSADGGKVVGGRAEALADMMRRWPHADYHYDPVQTAPYAARIFEPRAWSPETPLRVVLIGTDFEVRVWETLLRIPVGCATTYGEVANHIGKPSAARAVGMAVGKNPISFVVPCHRVIGKSGALTGYHWGLTRKRAILGWEAGQTAAG; via the coding sequence ATGCCCAGCGAGGCCGACTTCCCGGCCGTCGCGCCCGGCTCCGACTACGACACCGTCCGGCGCATCCTCTCCTTCATCACCCATAACTGGCGCGAGCAGCCGACGATCGAGGCGATCGCGGAAGCCGCCGGCGCGACCCCGACCGATGTCCACCATCTCTTCCGGCGCTGGTGCGGGCTGACCCCGAAGGCTTTCCTGCAGGCGATCACGCTCGACCATGCCAAGGGGCTGCTCTCCTCCTCCGCCAGCATCCTCGATACGGCGCTGGAAGTCGGCCTCTCCGGCCCAGGCCGCCTGCACGATCTCTTCGTGACGCATGAGGCGATGTCGCCCGGCGAATGGAAGACCGGCGGCGAGGGGCTGAAGCTCTCCTACGGCTTCCACGCATCGCCCTTCGGCGAGGCGCTGGTGGTGATCACGGAGCGCGGCCTCGCCGGGCTCGGCTGGGTCTCGAACAGTGCCGATGGCGGCAAGGTCGTCGGCGGCCGGGCCGAGGCGCTGGCCGACATGATGCGGCGCTGGCCCCATGCCGATTACCACTACGACCCGGTCCAGACCGCACCCTATGCCGCGCGCATCTTCGAGCCTAGGGCCTGGTCGCCGGAGACGCCCCTGCGCGTCGTGCTGATCGGCACCGATTTCGAGGTCCGGGTCTGGGAGACGCTGCTGCGCATCCCGGTCGGCTGCGCCACCACCTATGGCGAGGTCGCCAACCATATCGGCAAGCCCAGCGCGGCGAGGGCCGTCGGCATGGCGGTCGGCAAGAACCCGATCTCCTTCGTGGTCCCCTGCCATCGCGTCATCGGCAAATCCGGCGCGCTGACCGGCTATCACTGGGGCCTGACGCGCAAGCGCGCCATCCTCGGCTGGGAAGCCGGGCAGACCGCGGCCGGCTGA
- a CDS encoding class I SAM-dependent methyltransferase: protein MTSSADAVIDLYQRHAATYDGLRGKLLMEGPWLARFRALLAPGATVLDIGCGTGQPIARHLGEQGHAVTGIDSAPAMIALCQKRFPEGDWQVADMRKLALGRRFGGLIAWDSFFHLTPEDQRGMFPIFAAHAAPGAALLFTSGPAHGEAIGIFEGEALYHGSLDAGEYRALLAQNGFSVVDHIVEDQSCGGHTIWLARAA, encoded by the coding sequence ATGACTTCCTCCGCCGACGCCGTCATCGACCTCTACCAGCGCCATGCCGCGACCTATGACGGCTTGCGCGGCAAGCTGCTGATGGAAGGCCCCTGGCTCGCGCGTTTCCGGGCCCTGCTCGCGCCCGGCGCCACGGTCCTCGATATCGGCTGCGGCACCGGCCAGCCGATCGCCCGCCATCTCGGCGAGCAGGGCCATGCCGTCACCGGCATCGATTCCGCTCCGGCGATGATCGCGCTGTGTCAGAAGCGCTTCCCCGAAGGCGACTGGCAGGTCGCCGACATGCGCAAGCTCGCGCTCGGGCGCCGCTTCGGCGGGCTGATCGCCTGGGATTCCTTCTTCCACCTGACGCCCGAAGACCAGCGCGGGATGTTCCCGATCTTCGCGGCGCATGCGGCGCCGGGCGCGGCCCTGCTCTTCACGAGTGGCCCAGCCCATGGCGAGGCGATCGGCATCTTCGAGGGCGAGGCGCTGTATCATGGCAGCCTCGACGCTGGGGAATACCGGGCATTGCTGGCGCAGAACGGCTTTTCCGTCGTCGACCACATCGTCGAGGACCAAAGCTGCGGCGGCCATACGATCTGGCTCGCCAGAGCGGCTTAA
- a CDS encoding DUF2244 domain-containing protein, translating to MTPGNSPGSKMADASQRPVFDATITPHRSLGQNGFRIVMTLVCLASVISSIPFVVLGAWPVAGFFGIDVVALFVAFHVNFRHARAFERIVVTPLEVFLRKVSHHGRETVWRFNPIWTRLERQTDEDYGLLGLKLVSRGQSVAVASALSPHERAGFADALGSALSSARRGPDYGAP from the coding sequence ATGACCCCCGGCAATAGCCCTGGCAGCAAGATGGCGGACGCGTCGCAGCGGCCGGTATTCGACGCGACGATCACGCCGCATCGCTCGCTCGGCCAGAACGGCTTCCGCATCGTGATGACGCTGGTCTGCCTGGCGAGCGTGATCTCCTCGATCCCCTTTGTCGTGCTCGGCGCCTGGCCGGTCGCCGGCTTCTTCGGCATCGATGTCGTCGCGCTCTTCGTCGCCTTTCATGTTAATTTCCGCCATGCGCGCGCCTTCGAGCGCATCGTGGTGACGCCGCTGGAGGTTTTCCTGCGCAAGGTTTCGCATCACGGCCGCGAGACGGTCTGGCGCTTCAATCCGATCTGGACGAGGCTCGAACGCCAGACCGACGAGGATTACGGCCTGCTCGGCCTGAAGCTGGTCTCGCGCGGGCAGAGCGTCGCGGTCGCCTCCGCGCTGTCGCCGCATGAGCGCGCTGGCTTTGCCGATGCGCTGGGCTCGGCCCTGTCGAGCGCCCGCCGCGGCCCGGATTACGGCGCGCCTTAA
- the nth gene encoding endonuclease III has protein sequence MDQRNRPPRAAAPAKRITLTGPRPRARKPAEIHEIFRRFQAANPEPKGELDHTNAFTLLVAVVLSAQATDAGVNKATRALFAIADTPEKMLALGEETVREHVKTIGLFRTKAKNVIALCERLIAEFGGEVPATREALESLPGVGRKTANVVLNIAFGEITHAVDTHVFRIANRLRIAPGRNVLQVELGLEKAVPPEFGRHAHHWLILHGRYTCKALRPECLRCIQNDLCDSADKRIA, from the coding sequence ATGGATCAACGGAACAGGCCCCCTCGCGCCGCGGCGCCGGCAAAACGCATCACGTTGACGGGACCTCGGCCGCGCGCTCGCAAGCCGGCCGAGATCCACGAGATCTTCCGCCGCTTCCAGGCTGCCAATCCCGAGCCCAAGGGCGAACTGGACCACACCAACGCCTTCACGCTGCTGGTCGCCGTCGTGCTCTCGGCGCAGGCCACCGATGCCGGCGTCAACAAGGCGACGCGGGCCCTCTTCGCCATCGCCGACACACCGGAGAAGATGCTGGCGCTGGGCGAGGAGACCGTGCGCGAGCACGTCAAGACGATCGGCCTCTTCCGCACCAAGGCGAAGAACGTGATCGCGCTCTGCGAGCGGCTGATCGCGGAGTTCGGCGGCGAGGTGCCGGCGACGCGCGAGGCTCTGGAGAGCCTGCCCGGCGTCGGCCGCAAGACCGCCAATGTCGTGCTCAACATCGCCTTCGGCGAGATCACGCACGCGGTCGACACCCATGTCTTCCGCATCGCCAACCGCCTGCGCATCGCGCCGGGCAGGAACGTGCTGCAGGTCGAGCTCGGGCTGGAGAAGGCCGTGCCGCCCGAATTCGGCCGGCACGCCCATCACTGGCTGATCCTGCACGGGCGCTATACCTGCAAGGCGCTGCGCCCCGAATGCCTGCGCTGCATCCAGAACGACCTCTGCGATTCCGCCGACAAGCGCATCGCCTGA
- a CDS encoding glyoxylate/hydroxypyruvate reductase A: protein MSLLLAMTGWHVEDWRARFQALLPDMPIVVLGEPFDRRAVHYVASWKHPPGSLTGLPNLAAIFSLGAGVDFLFADDKLPAAPIARIVDPDLTTRMSEYIVLHCLSYLRQQRRYDSQQREKLWDDDRNQPAARSVRVGIMGLGELGQDAARKLAVMGFDVAGWSRSPKTIEGLQTFSGEDGMKAFLGRTDILVSLLPLTPDTRGIINAEMLSGLAQGGRLGGPFLINAGRGGLQVADDILAALDAGTLKGATLDVFETEPLPADSRLWSHPGVTVTPHNSAMSEPEAIATAVAQQIGRLEAGEPLLNVVDPARGY from the coding sequence ATGAGTCTGCTTCTGGCCATGACGGGCTGGCATGTCGAGGATTGGCGCGCGCGCTTCCAGGCGCTGCTGCCGGATATGCCGATCGTCGTCCTCGGCGAGCCCTTCGACCGTCGCGCCGTCCATTATGTCGCGAGCTGGAAGCACCCGCCCGGCAGCCTGACCGGCCTGCCCAATCTCGCAGCGATCTTCTCGTTGGGCGCCGGCGTCGATTTCCTCTTCGCCGACGACAAGCTGCCGGCCGCGCCGATCGCGCGCATCGTCGATCCCGACCTGACGACGCGGATGAGCGAGTACATCGTCCTGCATTGCCTGAGCTATCTGCGTCAGCAGCGCCGCTATGATAGCCAGCAGCGCGAAAAGCTCTGGGACGACGACCGCAACCAGCCGGCCGCCCGCTCGGTCCGTGTCGGTATCATGGGGCTGGGCGAGCTCGGCCAGGATGCCGCCCGCAAGCTCGCGGTCATGGGCTTCGACGTCGCCGGCTGGAGCCGTTCGCCCAAGACCATCGAGGGCTTGCAGACCTTCTCCGGCGAGGACGGCATGAAGGCCTTCCTCGGCCGGACCGACATCCTCGTCAGCCTGCTGCCGCTGACCCCGGACACGCGCGGCATCATCAATGCCGAGATGCTCTCCGGCCTCGCGCAGGGCGGGCGCCTTGGCGGGCCGTTCCTGATCAATGCCGGGCGCGGAGGCCTGCAGGTCGCGGACGATATCCTCGCCGCGCTCGATGCCGGCACGCTCAAGGGGGCGACGCTCGACGTCTTCGAGACCGAGCCGCTGCCGGCGGATTCCCGGCTCTGGAGCCATCCGGGCGTGACGGTGACGCCGCATAACTCGGCGATGTCGGAGCCCGAGGCGATCGCCACCGCCGTCGCCCAGCAGATCGGCCGTCTGGAGGCGGGCGAGCCGCTGCTCAACGTGGTCGATCCGGCGCGGGGCTACTGA
- the deoA gene encoding thymidine phosphorylase, whose translation MRLTQEIIAAKRDGAELSEADIRQLIAGLPDGTVSEGQAAAFAMAVYFNGMNERERVALTLAMRDSGTVLRWDDLPGPALDKHSTGGVGDTVSLPLAAAVAACGGHVPMISGRGLGHTGGTLDKLDAVPGYVTQPGIELFRKVVREAGCAIIGQTADLAPADKRLYAIRDVTATVESLPLITASILSKKLAAGLHGLAMDVKFGSGAFLPDYGKAQALAQALVGVANGAGMPTTALLTDMSEPLASAAGNALEVAYALDHLTGRRREPRFHEVTVALAAEMLLLGKLAPDLDAARAKIEQAFASGAAAERFARMIVALGGPADLLEAPQKHLAAAPVVKPVYPETAGTVASVDTRAVGLAVVALGGGRVRPQDPIDHAVGIVALAGIGDAVGADRPLGIVHARDEAGHAAASERLRKAYRIGEGAARGPLVAERLTERVTG comes from the coding sequence ATGCGCCTGACCCAGGAGATCATCGCCGCCAAGCGCGACGGTGCGGAACTGTCCGAGGCCGATATCCGCCAGCTCATCGCCGGCCTGCCGGACGGCACGGTCAGCGAGGGCCAGGCCGCGGCTTTCGCGATGGCGGTCTATTTCAACGGCATGAACGAGCGCGAGCGCGTGGCGCTGACGCTCGCCATGCGCGATTCCGGCACGGTGCTGCGCTGGGACGACCTGCCCGGTCCCGCCCTCGACAAGCATTCGACTGGCGGCGTCGGCGATACGGTCAGCCTGCCCCTGGCGGCGGCGGTCGCGGCCTGCGGCGGCCATGTCCCGATGATCTCGGGGCGCGGCCTCGGCCATACCGGCGGCACGCTCGACAAGCTCGACGCGGTGCCGGGCTATGTCACCCAGCCCGGCATCGAGCTCTTCCGCAAGGTGGTGCGCGAGGCCGGCTGCGCCATCATCGGCCAGACCGCCGATCTCGCCCCGGCCGACAAGCGCCTCTATGCCATCCGCGACGTCACCGCGACGGTGGAATCGCTGCCGCTGATCACCGCCTCGATCCTGTCGAAGAAGCTCGCCGCCGGCTTGCACGGCCTCGCCATGGACGTGAAGTTCGGCTCCGGCGCTTTCCTGCCGGATTACGGCAAGGCGCAGGCTTTGGCGCAGGCGCTGGTCGGCGTCGCTAACGGTGCGGGCATGCCGACGACCGCCCTGCTCACCGACATGAGCGAGCCGCTCGCATCGGCCGCCGGCAATGCGCTCGAGGTCGCCTATGCGCTCGATCACCTGACCGGCCGGCGCCGTGAGCCGCGCTTCCACGAGGTCACGGTGGCGCTCGCCGCCGAGATGCTGCTGCTCGGCAAGCTCGCCCCGGACCTCGACGCCGCCCGCGCCAAGATCGAGCAGGCCTTCGCCTCGGGCGCGGCGGCCGAGCGCTTCGCCCGCATGATCGTGGCGCTCGGCGGCCCGGCCGACCTGCTGGAAGCGCCGCAGAAGCATCTCGCCGCCGCGCCGGTCGTGAAACCGGTCTATCCCGAGACGGCCGGCACGGTCGCCTCCGTCGATACCCGCGCCGTCGGACTCGCGGTCGTTGCGCTCGGCGGCGGCCGCGTGCGCCCGCAGGACCCGATCGACCATGCCGTCGGCATCGTCGCGCTGGCGGGGATCGGCGATGCGGTCGGGGCCGACCGGCCGCTCGGCATCGTCCATGCCCGCGACGAGGCCGGTCACGCTGCGGCGAGCGAGCGCTTGCGCAAGGCCTACCGGATCGGAGAGGGTGCGGCGCGCGGCCCGCTGGTCGCGGAACGGTTGACGGAGAGGGTTACGGGATGA
- the deoC gene encoding deoxyribose-phosphate aldolase has product MSDTDLARRALALLDLTDLADDATAEGARDLCRRAVSGPVPVAAVCLWPRFVATARAELGDGPVRIATVVNFPDGDTPIAPAMRETEEALAAGADEIDLVLPWRAVLAGQTTAAAAMVRNVKMLCEERRLKVILETGEYPNLDKVRTTAELAIASGADFIKTSTGKTTNAASIPAARVMLNVIAEAGRPIGLKPSGGIRTLADARRYLDLADAIMGEDWATPTSFRFGASGLYGALVEAVDGATPDAAPRGSY; this is encoded by the coding sequence ATGTCCGATACCGACCTCGCGCGGCGCGCGCTCGCCCTGCTCGACCTTACCGATCTCGCCGACGATGCCACGGCGGAGGGCGCCCGCGATCTCTGCCGCCGCGCCGTCTCCGGCCCCGTTCCCGTCGCCGCCGTGTGCCTGTGGCCGCGTTTCGTCGCGACGGCCCGGGCCGAGCTCGGTGACGGCCCGGTCCGCATCGCGACGGTGGTCAATTTTCCCGACGGCGACACGCCGATCGCTCCGGCGATGCGGGAGACGGAGGAGGCGCTCGCGGCCGGCGCCGACGAGATCGATCTCGTCCTGCCCTGGCGGGCCGTTCTCGCCGGCCAGACCACGGCGGCGGCGGCCATGGTGCGCAACGTCAAGATGCTCTGCGAAGAGCGACGGCTGAAGGTGATCCTGGAAACCGGCGAATATCCCAATCTCGACAAGGTCAGGACGACGGCCGAGCTCGCCATCGCCTCCGGTGCAGATTTCATCAAGACCTCGACCGGCAAGACCACGAATGCGGCCAGCATCCCCGCCGCCCGCGTGATGCTGAACGTCATCGCGGAGGCGGGGCGCCCCATCGGGCTGAAGCCGTCGGGCGGCATCAGGACGCTGGCCGATGCCCGGCGCTATCTCGATCTTGCCGACGCGATCATGGGGGAGGATTGGGCGACGCCCACGAGTTTCCGCTTCGGTGCCAGCGGTCTTTACGGCGCGCTGGTCGAGGCTGTCGATGGCGCTACGCCCGATGCCGCGCCGCGTGGGAGCTATTGA
- a CDS encoding purine-nucleoside phosphorylase, translated as MVADPAFDRAASALIDKGVDGPIECALVLGTGLGAIVEDVQDAIHIPYADIPGFPRGEVSGHARQLCYGTLFGRKVLIYQGRAHYYEGGDSAVMRVPLGLLAAFGSPPLILTNAAGSLSAEMGPGSLALITDHINLNGPNPLIGDRGDGRFVPMVDAYDPLLRGRLKRAAANAGVPLGEGVYMWFTGPSFETPAEIRMAKMLGADLVGMSTVPEVILARRYDIRVAGLSIVTNMGAGLHGGAPHHAETRDVAGMASRALRRLLRTFLSEL; from the coding sequence ATGGTGGCCGATCCGGCCTTCGACCGAGCGGCATCGGCACTGATCGACAAGGGAGTCGACGGCCCGATCGAATGCGCGCTGGTTCTCGGCACCGGGCTCGGCGCGATCGTGGAGGACGTGCAGGACGCGATCCATATTCCATATGCCGATATCCCCGGTTTCCCACGGGGCGAGGTCTCCGGCCATGCCCGCCAGCTCTGCTACGGCACGCTCTTCGGCCGCAAGGTGCTGATCTACCAGGGGCGCGCCCATTACTACGAGGGCGGCGATTCGGCGGTGATGCGCGTGCCGCTCGGCTTGCTCGCAGCCTTCGGTTCGCCGCCGCTGATCCTGACCAATGCGGCGGGGTCGCTGTCGGCGGAGATGGGGCCGGGCAGCCTCGCCCTGATCACCGACCATATCAATCTGAACGGCCCCAATCCGCTGATCGGCGACCGGGGTGATGGCCGCTTCGTGCCGATGGTCGATGCCTACGACCCGCTGCTGCGCGGGCGGCTGAAGCGAGCCGCAGCGAATGCCGGCGTGCCGTTGGGCGAAGGCGTCTATATGTGGTTCACCGGGCCAAGCTTCGAAACCCCCGCCGAAATCCGCATGGCGAAGATGCTGGGCGCGGATCTCGTCGGGATGTCGACCGTGCCGGAAGTGATCCTGGCGCGGCGTTACGATATCCGCGTCGCCGGCCTCTCCATCGTCACCAATATGGGCGCCGGCCTGCATGGCGGCGCCCCGCACCATGCGGAGACGCGCGACGTGGCCGGCATGGCCTCGCGCGCGCTCAGGCGCCTGCTGCGCACCTTCCTGTCGGAGTTGTAA
- a CDS encoding cytidine deaminase, translating into MSAEPDFEALFAAAAAIQPRAYAPYSRFKVGAALLADDGAVHAGCNVENAAYPVGSCAEAGAIAAMIAAGGRAIRAVLVFGEGAELVTPCGACRQRIREFAAPETPIAIAGPEGIRARFTLEELLPASFGPANLPR; encoded by the coding sequence TTGTCGGCCGAACCCGATTTCGAGGCCCTGTTCGCCGCCGCTGCCGCCATCCAGCCGCGCGCCTACGCGCCCTATTCGCGCTTCAAGGTCGGGGCCGCGCTGCTGGCCGATGACGGCGCGGTCCATGCCGGCTGCAATGTCGAGAACGCCGCCTATCCCGTCGGCTCCTGTGCCGAGGCCGGAGCGATCGCCGCGATGATCGCGGCCGGCGGCCGAGCGATCCGCGCAGTGCTCGTCTTCGGCGAGGGTGCCGAGCTGGTCACGCCCTGCGGCGCCTGCCGCCAGCGCATCCGCGAATTCGCGGCGCCGGAGACGCCGATCGCGATAGCCGGTCCTGAGGGCATCCGCGCGCGCTTCACGCTGGAGGAGCTGTTGCCAGCCTCCTTCGGACCGGCCAATTTGCCGCGGTGA
- a CDS encoding ABC transporter permease produces the protein MDLLQLVAVILDSTIRLSIPLICAAMAGLWSERAGVVDIGLEGKMLIAAFASAVAAFVTGSAWIGLGTGILAALALALVHGFAAITWRGNQIVSGVAINMLAAGLTVILGNAWYGQGGRTPSLEGPARFGEITLPFARWAHENVPGLGLIYDEVVSGHGAPAYLALLCVIVTAFVLKRTRFGLRIRAVGENPAAVDTAGISVAGLRYGAVAICGLLCGIGGTYLAVAQSAGFLPHMTAGRGFIALAAVIFANWRPWPALGACLLFGLLDAVAIRLQGVTLPGIGLVPVEAIQALPYLMTIVLLAGFIGKATPPRASGLPYVKER, from the coding sequence ATGGATCTGCTCCAGCTCGTCGCCGTCATTCTCGATTCGACCATCCGCCTGTCGATCCCGCTGATCTGCGCGGCGATGGCGGGCTTGTGGTCGGAGCGGGCCGGCGTCGTCGATATCGGCCTCGAGGGCAAGATGCTGATCGCCGCCTTCGCCTCGGCGGTCGCGGCCTTCGTCACCGGCTCGGCCTGGATCGGGCTCGGCACCGGCATCCTTGCCGCCTTGGCGCTGGCGTTGGTCCATGGCTTCGCCGCCATCACCTGGCGCGGCAACCAGATCGTCTCCGGCGTCGCCATCAACATGCTGGCGGCGGGGCTGACCGTCATCCTCGGCAATGCCTGGTACGGGCAGGGCGGGCGCACGCCCTCGCTCGAAGGCCCGGCCCGCTTTGGCGAGATCACCCTGCCCTTCGCCCGCTGGGCCCACGAGAACGTCCCCGGGCTCGGCCTGATCTATGACGAGGTCGTCTCCGGCCATGGCGCGCCGGCTTATCTCGCGCTGCTCTGCGTCATCGTCACCGCTTTCGTCCTGAAGCGCACCCGCTTCGGCCTGCGCATCCGCGCGGTCGGCGAGAACCCGGCGGCGGTCGACACGGCCGGCATCTCGGTCGCCGGCCTGCGCTACGGCGCCGTCGCGATCTGCGGCCTGCTCTGCGGCATCGGCGGCACCTATCTCGCCGTCGCGCAATCCGCCGGCTTCCTGCCGCATATGACGGCGGGGCGCGGTTTCATCGCGCTCGCCGCCGTGATCTTCGCCAATTGGCGGCCCTGGCCTGCGCTCGGCGCCTGCCTGCTCTTCGGCCTGCTCGACGCCGTCGCGATCCGGCTTCAGGGCGTGACATTGCCCGGCATCGGCCTCGTGCCGGTGGAAGCGATCCAGGCCTTGCCCTATCTGATGACCATCGTCCTGCTCGCCGGCTTCATCGGCAAGGCGACGCCGCCCAGGGCCTCCGGCCTGCCCTATGTCAAGGAACGCTGA
- a CDS encoding ABC transporter permease: MSAAPVELPHWADVALVPLVSVIAALLVAGLVVVGIGENPLEATALLLRGALGSAEGIGFTLYYATNFIFTGLAVAVAFHAGLFNIGGEGQATVAGIAMAIVCLALSMLPGFLAAPFAILGAAAGGALWAFIPGWLQAKRGSHVVITTIMLNFVAATLIVYLLREIIGKPGSMQPETPDFPAQAVLTPMHQWLAPLGIDLPSTPLNTAFLLALMALAAVWLLIWRTRLGYAIRTVGANPRAAAYAGISPAAVTMIAMAISGALAGGLAVNEALGVQHRLVLDFTAGYGFVGIAVALMGRGHPAGVGLAALLFGVLYQGGAELSFDKPAITRDMVVVIGGVLVLFAGALDGLFRRLVAGVIGRWGAG; this comes from the coding sequence ATGAGCGCCGCCCCCGTCGAACTCCCGCATTGGGCCGATGTCGCGCTGGTGCCGCTGGTTTCGGTGATCGCGGCCCTGCTCGTCGCCGGGCTCGTCGTCGTCGGCATCGGCGAGAACCCGCTGGAGGCGACGGCGCTGCTCTTGCGCGGCGCGCTCGGCAGCGCCGAAGGCATCGGCTTCACGCTGTACTACGCCACGAATTTCATCTTCACCGGGCTCGCGGTCGCCGTCGCCTTCCATGCCGGCCTGTTCAATATCGGCGGCGAAGGGCAGGCGACGGTCGCCGGCATCGCCATGGCGATTGTCTGCCTCGCGTTGTCCATGCTGCCCGGCTTCCTCGCCGCACCCTTCGCGATCCTCGGGGCGGCGGCGGGCGGCGCGCTCTGGGCCTTCATTCCCGGCTGGCTCCAGGCAAAGCGCGGCAGCCATGTCGTGATCACCACGATCATGCTGAATTTCGTCGCGGCGACCCTGATCGTCTACCTGCTGCGCGAGATCATCGGAAAGCCCGGCTCCATGCAGCCGGAAACGCCGGATTTTCCGGCGCAGGCCGTGCTGACGCCGATGCATCAATGGCTGGCGCCCCTTGGCATCGATCTGCCGTCGACCCCGCTCAATACCGCCTTCCTGCTGGCTCTGATGGCGCTCGCCGCGGTCTGGCTGCTGATCTGGCGCACGCGACTGGGCTATGCGATCCGCACGGTCGGCGCCAATCCGCGTGCCGCCGCCTATGCCGGCATCTCGCCTGCCGCCGTCACCATGATCGCGATGGCGATCTCGGGCGCGCTCGCCGGCGGGCTCGCGGTCAACGAGGCGCTTGGCGTCCAGCATCGGCTTGTGCTCGATTTCACCGCCGGCTACGGCTTCGTCGGCATCGCCGTCGCCCTGATGGGCCGCGGCCACCCGGCCGGTGTCGGCCTCGCCGCCCTGCTCTTCGGCGTGCTCTATCAGGGCGGCGCCGAGCTCTCCTTCGACAAGCCGGCCATCACCCGCGACATGGTCGTGGTCATCGGCGGCGTGCTCGTGCTCTTCGCCGGGGCGCTGGACGGGCTGTTCCGCCGGCTTGTCGCGGGCGTCATTGGCCGCTGGGGAGCGGGTTGA